The Dunckerocampus dactyliophorus isolate RoL2022-P2 chromosome 13, RoL_Ddac_1.1, whole genome shotgun sequence genome window below encodes:
- the LOC129192712 gene encoding syncoilin-like: MENYTSMDAGKDTARSAPTQESHTEFTFVEDIRQNSDAKLDIDNIPKMEGPDMESLGQIFEQCIQQVSRLEMRRDELIKELLFLHEPMMRVVEHLRGKLVEKWRMVTLAQMDYMVVLEEVQQVKRKLFITARDCIRSQVTLAEQEYQVAQAALTKEELKADVQSLTEELFQLQDAHRNQLNILKHHAKKPYRPRAMSDVSQCRQASVRLQRRLSINMKELEGWYEPRLISLLKRRQFGEKALRMSKDQAVGLRAQLGILKEEAQRLVEKRSSMERTISLMEQEREEMITQHKTL; encoded by the exons ATGGAAAATTACACATCAATGGACGCTGGGAAAGACACGGCACGGTCGGCACCTACTCAGGAGTCACACACGGAATTCACATTTGTTGAAGATATTAGACAAAACAGCGATGCCAAGTTGGACATTGACAACATTCCAAAGATGGAGGGGCCAGACATGGAAAGCCTTGGACAGATTTTTGAGCAATGCATCCAGCAGGTGTCCCGTTTGGAGATGCGGAGGGATGAGTTGATAAAAGAGCTCCTGTTTCTGCATGAGCCCATGATGAGAGTTGTGGAGCACTTGAGAGGAAAGCTCGTAGAGAAGTGGAGGATGGTCACACTAGCTCAGATGGATTACATGGTTGTGTTAGAGGAAGTGCAGCAGGTGAAAAGGAAACTCTTCATCACTGCCAGAGACTGCATCAGGAGTCAAGTGACACTGGCTGAACAAGAGTACCAGGTGGCTCAGGCAGCACTTACAAAG GAGGAGCTCAAGGCCGATGTCCAAAGCTTGACAGAGGAGTTGTTTCAGCTGCAGGACGCCCACCGGAACCAGCTCAACATTTTGAAGCATCATGCCAAAAAGCCCTACAGACCGAGAGCCATGAGCGATGTCAGCCAGTGCCGCCAAGCCTCTGTCCGCCTGCAGCGACGACTCAGCATCAACATGAAGGAGTTGGAGGGCTGGTATGAGCCTCGACTCATATCACTCCTGAAGAGGAGGCAGTTTGGAGAGAAGGCCTTAAGAATGAGTAAGGATCAGGCAGTGGGCCTGAGGGCTCAACTGGGGATCCTGAAAGAGGAGGCACAGAGACTGGTGGAGAAGAGATCTTCAATGGAGCGAACAATCAGCCTGATGGAGCAAGAAAGGGAGGAGATGATCACACAACACAAG ACTCTGTGA
- the rbbp4 gene encoding histone-binding protein RBBP4 has product MMADKDAAFDDAVEERVINEEYKIWKKNTPFLYDLVMTHALEWPSLTAQWLPDVTRPEGKDYSVHRLVLGTHTSDEQNHLVIASVQLPNDDAQFDASHYDSEKGEFGGFGSVSGKIEIEIKINHEGEVNRARYMPQNPCIIATKTPTSDVLVFDYTKHPSKPDPSGECTPDLRLRGHQKEGYGLSWNPNLSGCLLSASDDHTICLWDISTVPKEGKIVDAKTIFTGHTAVVEDVSWHLLHESLFGSVADDQKLMIWDTRSNNTSKPSHAVDAHTAEVNCLSFNPYSEFILATGSADKTVALWDLRNLKLKLHSFESHKDEIFQVQWSPHNETILASSGTDRRLNVWDLSKIGEEQSPEDAEDGPPELLFIHGGHTAKISDFSWNPNEPWVICSVSEDNIMQVWQMAENIYNDEDPEGAADSEVQA; this is encoded by the exons ATGATGGCCGACAAAGACG CTGCATTTGATGATGCTGTAGAGGAGAGGGTAATCAATGAGGAGTACAAGATCTGGAAAAAGAACACCCCTTTTCTCTATGACCTGGTCATGACCCATGCCCTGGAGTGGCCCAGTCTCACTGCCCAGTGGCTGCCAGATGTCACCAG ACCTGAGGGAAAGGACTACAGTGTGCACAGGCTGGTTCTAGGGACACACACTTCAGATGAGCAGAATCACCTTGTGATTGCTAGCGTTCAACTTCCCAATGACGATGCCCAGTTTGACGCATCACACTACGACAGTGAAAAAGGAG AGTTTGGTGGGTTTGGTTCCGTAAGTGGCAAGATAGAGATTGAGATCAAAATCAATCACGAGGGAGAAGTCAACAGAGCCCGCTACATGCCTCAGAACCCTTGCATCATCGCCACCAAGACCCCCACCAGTGATGTGCTGGTCTTTGATTATACTAAGCACCCATCCAAGCCAG ACCCCTCTGGAGAGTGCACTCCAGACCTCCGCTTGAGAGGTCACCAGAAAGAGGGTTATGGCCTCTCCTGGAATCCAAACCTAAGTGGCTGCCTGCTCAGTGCTTCTGATGACCAT ACTATCTGCTTGTGGGATATCAGCACAGTGCCTAAAGAGGGAAAGATTGTGGATGCCAAGACCATCTTCACAGGCCACACTGCTGTTGTGGAGGATGTCTCCTGGCACCTGCTTCATGAGTCACTCTTTGGTTCTGTGGCCGATGACCAGAAACTCATGAT CTGGGACACACGGTCCAACAACACCTCCAAGCCCAGCCATGCAGTGGACGCTCACACTGCTGAGGTCAACTGCTTGTCTTTCAATCCCTATAGTGAGTTCATCCTGGCCACAGGCTCAGCAGACAAG ACTGTAGCTCTGTGGGACCTGAGGAATCTGAAACTGAAGCTGCACTCATTTGAGTCTCACAAAGATGAGATCTTCCAG GTGCAGTGGTCTCCTCATAACGAAACCATCCTGGCCTCCAGCGGCACAGACAGGAGGCTAAACGTGTGGGACTTAAGTAAGATTGGAGAGGAGCAGTCTCCTGAGGATGCAGAAGATGGACCACCTGAGCTGCTG TTCATCCATGGTGGACACACGGCAAAGATATCAGACTTTTCTTGGAACCCCAATGAGCCATGGGTTATCTGTTCTGTGTCAGAGGACAACATCATGCAAGTGTGGCAAATG GCAGAAAACATCTACAACGACGAGGACCCAGAAGGAGCAGCAGATTCGGAGGTCCAAGCATGA
- the zbtb8os gene encoding protein archease: protein MDDRQLDLTEAQKETKSKYPPIDKKYEYLDHTADVQIHSWGNSLEEAFEQCAMGMFGYMTDTETVEPIDTVEVESEGEDMESLLFHFLDDWLYKFSADAFFIPREVKVLHIDRMRFKIRSIGWGEEFSLVKHPQGTEVKAITYSAMQIHDKEEPEIFAIVDI, encoded by the exons ATGGACGACCGTCAGCTAGACCTGACAGAGGCACAGAAAGAAACCAAATCAAAATACCCACCCATCGACAagaagtatgaat ACTTGGATCACACAGCAGATGTACA AATCCATTCCTGGGGGAACTCTCTGGAGGAAGCCTTTGAGCAATGTGCCATGGGCATGTTTGGCTACATGACGGACACGGAAACAGTTGAGCCGATTGATACTGTTGAAGTGGAGTCAGAAG GGGAAGACATGGAATctctgctcttccacttcctagATGACTGGCTGTACAAGTTTAGTGCAGATGCCTTCTTTATTCCAAGG GAAGTCAAAGTTTTGCACATAGACAGAATGCGCTTTAAGATCCGCTCCATTGG GTGGGGTGAAGAATTCTCCCTGGTGAAGCATCCACAG GGTACAGAAGTGAAAGCCATTACATACTCGGCAATGCAAATCCATGACAAGGAAGAACCAGAGATATTTGCAATTGTTGATATCTGa